TAAagtctatgttcggcggccgaacatttttgacttttgcctctgtcccTTCTCTTTCAAAAGCCGAAAGTTTCACTTTAGGGGGCATATTGAAAacagactttcggcggcctaaagtccatgttcggcggtcgaatatTTTGGACTTTTGCTTCTGTCCCttctctttcggaagccgaaagtttcACTTCAAGGGGCATATTAAAAacagactttcggcggcctaaagtccataTTCGACGACCGAACATTTGGGACTTTTGCCTATGTCCtttactttcggaagccgaacatttgACTTTAGGAGGcacaaaaatatttcattaaatctttgaaaaatcgtAACCTAGGCTATGAAACTctatttttcaatccgtttgaattctTTCAACCtatattttgagatattttattttgataaaaataatttcaaaatcactcattttgaaaattttcattttggtccctcaaagtcaattacttaaaacttggccatatttataaacttttaatattaaaagaaaacttgagccatcacaattaattaattgaaattgacattgcataaaataaaaattacattctgatccctttcttgtggtatgctttcAAATTTAATACTTTTCATTCTTGAAACTGAAgcgatttcatttattttaataagagacctacaagctcaacacaaacacttttaaagataattagtagctcaccaattatttattagttatcAAAACAAGAATTAgaacatttaggtccaacaattatctttttatttgaaaaaagctTATATAAAGACTGttctaaaagtaaaaaattatctCTTTTGATCAcctcctctttctcttttttggtTTTTCTAGGCAAGAACTAATGTTCAATCATTTGCTTCATCAACATCAAGTTTCATATGGGTTCTAGCCTCCTCCAATAGTGTTCGTTTTGAACCGAATTCTACCAGGCTGCTGCACCCCCTTTTAATTTATAAGCCACAATCGGAACCTTTCGATCCTCTTCCATGTTCATAACTTGAAGAAATGTTCAACCTCCGCCAACCAATAAAGAACAGATTCTACTTCCAACGAACCAGAAAAATTTTGAAGGTCTATCTTTTTCTTGTAACTTTCTTGATAATTCTGTTGGGGATTTGCAGGCACAGGTagaggtgagcagtattcggttcaaaccggaAAAACCGACCAAactgaattgatttaaaaattcagttcagttttttatttatttctatttgattcagtttttaatttctaaaatttcagttattttggttcgattcagttttgatcagaaaaaatttaaaaaatcgaaccgatttgtgataatagtatattattttcaataatatagagagattagatcatattaaagttaaaatattccaattaaactttaaaatactaaaaataaagtgtaaaaaataaaaaaaaatattaaaaattcaaatcgatgaaatcaaactgaattagaccgattcagttcgattcagtttctgacTAAAActgattcggttcagtttttataaatactaaaattttgattgttggtttattcaattcagttcgattttgaatCGAACCCACCGATTACTTATCCCTAGGCACAGGATTGGCGACCATAGGATTTAGAACTGGCTGGGGACATTCGACTGCGACGGTCTGGTGGATTCCCTGCTACAGGGCTaactgtccgatcatctccctcaattctaccaaggatgcctcaatcgcaataagtcgcgcctcttggttgTTTGCCATGGACGAACTTCTCTCTGATACTAATCTGATATAGGACTGATTAGACTCCATCagggagttttaaccaataacgtttggtTAAGAAGAAATAATTGAAACGAGAGCCTAGAATCcaaaaaagtcttattgaaattcttgaaaaattaaaaagtatctCAAATAGCCAAGaaaaggctatttataatagaaaaaactctattatgcaaaattataaaaatatccaaaaaaataattaaaatacaaaattgattCTCTAAAATTAAGTCTGCTTCAAATCTGTCGTAAAATTTAAGACTAATTGCTCCGTAtcattatcttaattttttatgcataattttagaattatgaaattttcatattcaaatttgtaTTATATCAAatgctataaaaaaaaaacttatataatctgctgttaaaaattaaattatatacaaaatGGTTAAATACATCTTTGTATTTCTAAacttcatttgaaaaaaaaaatcttcatagtacattaaaatgtaaaagtGTTATATGCGAACATGTATTTATGATCTACAAGTTATTGTCTAAATTCATTATCTACCATTTAATAACCTAATCTGAATTGGTTCAGCATTAGTAGACCTAGATTTGAGTCTCAAtatcttaataaaaaaattatacacaaTATGAAAATTTTGTAAACAAAACTTACTCTATAAATTTTGTACATTCAAAAAGACTTTTCCCTGGATTCAAAGTGATCTAAGAATGTTTTAGAAAATTCACACTATTTGGTAATGGGATTAAAAGATTAATTCTACTTTTAGGTAGTTCAAATATGATACAATTTGTTTTAATAAAGTTTAAAGGTGCAAAAATGTATGCGATCTATATAaagttatattaattttaattaaaaaaattatattagttataaaaaaacaactgctatttcaaaattttattatttatttcaccaaaatacattaaattaatatttaaaaaaagaaatttagtaTTTAATCCTATATTACAAGAAATATATCTTcttaaatagttatgttatttGTTTTAGTTACTAAGCATTTTactattttactatttttagtctatgtgatttaaaaaaaatttattaattgggtctctcaattttataaaaagtttattattaaTCCTATGTATTAAGggcattttagatttttttaaatatttaataactaaaaataataaaaagactaactagtaaattttttaaaatgttagacgtgcattttaatatatttttaaaaattaaaaataaaactaactaCTGAATTGTTttatactaaaaattaaatagtaatttttcttttatttcttttaaaaaataaagcacGTGCCGTTTGCATATTAAccaacttaaaaaattatatcattcgtaattaaaattttttattaaagatcATCATGTCGCGTATTAACaaactttaaaatatatatataatttaaaaattgtaaataatttatttattgatttgtttttgtttcattatttcatattaaatagtttacatatttatattattatggagaaaaaaatatatattaaaaatttcaaatgcaATTTTATGAGAAGTGCTATTAAATTagggagaaaaataaaaagaaaattttctttaatttcatcgattttttattttaggatatttatactttaatttttatcaaaacaGTATCTTGTACCATTAGTAAATAACGAATGATTTTTAAATGTCATCAGAAAATGTCGATGAAACAAACAAATAATGAAATACTacttagataaaattaaattataaaaactaaaataaaaataagtaaaattttaCATTACTTTAGcactttttcttaaaattattaaaaatatattaattaacgattatattttgtttaatatgAGAAAATTATGTTATTTACTAAGGACATGTATTATCAGTggcaaaaagtaaaaaatttaacttagaaaatctaatttaaataagtgattagagaaaataaaacatatgaaataaatatatatagaagATTATATTCTTATTGATGGTATATTCTTACCATTTGCAATAAGTAAGGATTCTAACAGTTCttcatatatgtgtatatatgtatgtctttgatttttgaaattttatctaCTTTGAAATTTTAATGGCTATATATCTTTGTTAGCATTATTCAAAAATCTAAACGGCATATctctaatataaataattatatagtaaaatattaatcattgtgtatataataattatatacaaaaatttctaagaacataaatataatcGCTATATGTATAACGATTGAATATTAACCAATAATTGTGATAGGACCTATAGGGGATCTACCATGATTAAGGACTTGGATTACAGGAGCAATATCCACAAAGGAAAATCAAACTCAACAAATACTGAAGCAAAATGCAAATGCATTATCATACATTGAAAGATTATGTAACTAGGAGTAGCTTAAACTCAACAAGTTAAACACATAGAATTATTACAACATATCATCAAGTCATCACTAACTCTATAGAGCAATTTATAAAGGTAAAAGAAGTTTCAGAACATTTTACCATCTCTTTCAACCAAGCAATATTCTGTATCTATTTTACTTCACTTGACGTTGATGATGATTCTCCTTCATCTATAGTCATTGATTCTACAGGATATAGAACAGGCCTTGGGGGCAATTCTAGGCTTTTGAAATCTCCTTCAAGCATGTCTAGTACTTTGTTCATTGGAGGACGATTACAAGGTTGCATCTGTATACACCATAATCCCGTTATAATCATTTTCCTAGCTAAAAtattttcctcctctgatgagtCTTCTATTGTTAACTTTCCACTTGAGAGTTGGTCATAAACCCAGAATGGATAGTAAACTTGACTCAAATTTTCTGCCAATGCATTTaggtttttcctttttcctgcGATTTCCAACAATAACATTCCAAAACTGTATACATCTGCTTTATGTGAAACACGCCCAATATTTTTGTAGAACAACTCTGGTGCCATGTATCCAATTGTTCCCCTTACAGCTGTAAGAGATGCAATGCTTCCCTTAGTTGGATAAAGCTTAGCTAACCCAAAATCAGAAATTTTTGGAGTGAAATTTTCATCAAGAAGGATGTTATGAGGCTTGATATCAAAATGAAGGATTTGCATATTGCAACCTTGATGTAGATACTCAATGCCTCGTGCCACTCCAAGTGATATCTCATATAACTTTTCCCAACTCAAAGAAATAGGTCCTTCTtgacaaaaaatataattatcaagAGACCCATTAGACATAAATTCATATACAAGAGCATGCTTTGATCCCTCAACGCAAAAACCAATTAATTTTACTATGTTGGTATGGTGGATCCTCCCAATTGTAGCAACCTCATTGATAAAATCTTGTCCATTAGCTTTAGATTTACCCAACATCTTTATTGCTGCAAATTTACCACTACGAAGTTTTCCTTTATATACAAAACCAAAGCCTCCTTCACCCAACTTTTCCTTGAAACCTCTAGTGATCTTTCGAATGTCTGAATAAGAATACCTTATTGGCAAAAGGTTATTGTGACTCTGGAGGAATTCTTCAATTGTTTCATATCCAGATAGATGTCTTCTTCTCCATTTATAAATAAGAAATGCAATCACACATGGAGCCCCACAGAAAGCTCTTGCAACCAAACACATTGCTGGATAAAATTATGGGATCATATTCAACAAAGGGAAACTCATTAATTAGTTATTGCTGTTAAAATTTTACCTAAGAAATGTGAGAGATGTGCTTCCAAAAACGTAAGATAAAGTTAGCTAGGTTTCATATGTTGCAGATTTTCAATTTGTCTCTTCATATAAATAGGTAACTATGTTCCTAATTCATTAATGGAAGGAGTTCTTACCAAAAAAAGTCAAAGACCATTGGAGCATCCCTGCATAAAGTGAATGTAGAGAAATTTAATTACTAATGTTGCTGCTCGTAAAACAAGTAACAATTATTTAAACATGATTACATATTATATGATCGGAGATAGAGATCTTACATAGGATAAAATCCAAGAAGTTCTCATTCCCTTCATTAATTAAGAAGAAAACAAATCAGTATCATACATATATCTTATTGATTGCATCAGATATATAAtcatagaaatataatatttattcaaaTGCAATATTAGTAACAACTACATACTAACTCTTCTAGTTTATGTGCATGAACATTTTgtgagtatatatatatatacaacgaTATGATATATGATATTTATTGACTCGACTAATTTGAATTCACACTAAATATGTTCATTAAAGATATAAAGCGCTTGGATTTAAAAGTTATCTACATACGAGACTCGAATTcgaaattttttattgatttaatttctcaaaaatttttattgtgaaaaaaaaaaataaaaggagattTCATTTCTATTTTGtgtttagagaaaaaaaaaatgatagaaacATCCTATTGAATAAATGTAGGTCTCTtgtactaaaaaaaaaataaacaaaatacttgaattaaaattattaacaaacaAATAAAGACTTAATTAGCCTGTAATTGAATTAACTTacacttttaattaattttattagaataaaattaaaatattgggAAGCTATTGCCGACTCAGTCCAGTATTGCTTAACTTGGAGAACAACAATTCTATAAATAGTTGGAAAGACAAGAAAATTTTGCCATCCTGTAACAAAATAGTAATATTTGCAGCACCTAAATTCCACACTATGCATTTAAATTATCAGTATGAATaagattttcaaaattttaaggtCATCTTTATTAGAAAAGATATTTTACAGTGATGAATTTTTCTAAAGCTttaaacataataaaatatgaaaaatattttatatttttgtattaTAGATATAATTAGAATGGTGGAGAAAGAATATATTattaagaaaaggaaaaagactATCAGAGtgatttattaatcaaataaatttgTGTGTGAaagttgatgatctgagatccagagaaatagggttttacaatgggctcTGTAAACTTAGAAAAAGTTTAAACCTAGAAGAGagcatttctccttttataggttttcttttgtccgctagtgacgtgccGATAGAACGAATATCAGTAGACCACCTGTCCCTACCacgctgatacggacgtacgaaggAATCATATCTCTGCCCCATGCATAACGGCCTCTGATCCTCTCCAGGGTCGGGTAGGCGGGTCTACAAGATGAGTGGACGGATCCTCTTTCGGGTTTTGGGCTGGGCCGGAGAGTGAGAGTAGAGCAGGGCCTAAACGGAATCGGCCTAAGGAGTAGATGTTGCGTGTCCGGCCTGATGAGGGGAGCTGGATGAACCTGGTCATGAGGCTTAGTGGGTTGAACCCAATTGGCGTGAATGGCTTGAGAATCTTTGGGCAGTGGGCTATTTTCATGGGCCTAGCCCTAGACGGGGATGAGGTGAACTCAGGGGTCATCAATTGCTcctttaccttctcggcagttattgctccaacggTCGAGGGGGTAAACCCCTAGAATCATTATGACTGTGTCTGTTGAAATTCGGATTGCCCTTTCATCTTATTGCCACTTGCAGCTTTAAATCTTCTCTgtctttttctatatttagcTTTCCTCTGCCATTTGTGCGTGCTGTTACCCTCGTTTTCTTACTTTTATCTTCCCGGtacattttctttcctttttggtGAATAACCTTTAAGGATTCTGATGCTACTGACCTAGAGTATGAAGTCGATCTGTCTCACATTAAAGGGTTAGCCTCTGATTATATATTACTAACCTTTCCTTCTTATCTTTGGGATTGTTAACAAAACAACAAGATTTCTCTTCTTGATGGTTTGCTCTTCCCTTGCCCCAGCTCGGGCCTCCATGCCGAGCTCTCGAGGCTTCGAATCTTCAAGACTGTACACCTGTGTCGAGTCAGTCTTAATTGTTTCGATTGTTCGAACTTTTAGGTCCTCTCGGACTTTGAGATCGATCGCGAATTTCAGGTCAACAGGATCAGAGTTTGCCCTATCTCCTGATGATGTCTTTCCGCATATGTTTTACAATGTTGGAAGTTCAACTTGTTCCATTGTTCTTCAGAATGTTTCGCTAATTTTCTGGTGTTGccttcacttgttccattgcccttCAGAATACCTTGCTGGTTTTTTGTTGGTGCTTCGGGCAGGTGGACGGGTAATGCTGCCGATCTCCCTGGGACtttaactcgaagacttatgtttttcatgagatcggcatataatatctgagctcgTTCGTATGTACCGCAAATCACATCTCGAGGCGGAGCTTAGTTGGTTTACGAAGTCGATTTTCCGAACTATAAGAATTCCTCGGAACCAAAAGCTAAGATAGTAGGGTAGGcgatagtgatgtaaacgtagatgatgatgtatctGGGCGTGTAAATCTTTTAAGGATAGCCTTTTAGTCTGTAGTGTTGGTATTTGTGACATGTTGTaatgtgtttttcttttaatgaaatttttgttttgcGTTCATACTCGAACTGTTCTTTCTTTATCATAACTGAAGTACTTAGATTGCTTGCTCCATAACTTTTCCCAATAGATCTGCCGTATTGCTTTCTCCTTTTTGCCCCTTTAATCGTTTAGAACTAGAGTTTATTCGGCCAACTAAGCTTTTGACTTACTTCTTTCCGAGCTGTACTAGTCGTACTCGTGAGCTCTGTTTTAATCCTGTGAGCCGAGCTCCTGACCTTCTTAGGTAATAAGCAGGGCTGGTCTTTATCGTGCTTTCATTTGTTTGTGTCTTTGAGCTTTCTATTTATCTTTTCCCGAGCTGGATCAGTCGTAACCCTGAGCTTTGCTTTTAACCTATGAGCCAAGCTTCCGACCTACGTAGGTAATGAACAAGGCCGGTCTCTATCATCGGGCGAGAGGTCCAAGTGGAGCCCGGTCTTGCGGTTTGAGCGAGTTGGATTTGTTCTATGCAAATGGCATGTGGGCTTTTGGGCCTATCCGTCAATTGCTTTCGGGTGATGGGCCATTGCCGTGGGCCCAACCCTTAATAGAGGTGGCGAAGTCCAGCGGCCGTCGgttattgcccctttaccttcgattattgcccctttaccttcgcGTCAGTTATTATataactgatgagggggtaaacttcgagagtaattaatgacCGCGCCGCTCCAAAACAAAATTGTTCAGAGTGACATTGCGTTTCATTATTGCCTTTCCTTCCGAATTCTCTTTATCTCTCGAAGAAACTTGTTCTCGtctgctctctgttttccttCGACCTCTTCTGCCTTCTTGACCTTATTGCTTTTCAGGTACGCTCTTTTACTCTTCCATGGAGGATTCTAATCTTCCCGATGTTGTCAATGTCGAGTCGCACATTACTCCTTCCTCCATAACCAAGTATATTTCTCGGAGTTATTTAGATACTCCTCTTTACCTTATTCGCGCTCCTCTTCGgaatgaaaggatagttcttccagAACCTGCCCCTCCTGGTTTGGTAGATCCCCAGAGGGATCTTCGCATAGTCTTCTTTCTTAAACAGAGGGATTTTGGTCTGACCTTCCCCTTCACCCCtttcttcatcgaggttttttaatattttgggataacccCTCGGATTTTGTCCCCGAACTCCATTTTGTTTATGTCTTGCTTAAGACCAATTGGCTCGAGCTAGGAACGCGCTCTTTTGCCCGTATCCATCCTTCCGAATGTCACATATTGCAAAACTATCCGAGCTAGGAGGTCGGTTCTTCGCTTTTTTGCTTTAGGCTTTTATACCTGCAATCTGCAGCTCGTCCTATACTTCTGAGTATTGTCCGGACGCGTTGCAGTTCGGACCTCTTTCTAGGCTAGCTAACTCAGCACTAGAAGTTGATTTGTGAGGTTAATGTTGTACCGAGCTCGCTTTTGGAGATTGGCCTGGGGCTGTGACGCTCTTGGCTATTTTGCCCCGAGCTCTTTCGGGAGGTCGGAATTTGATTTTTCATTAGTAACTTAGGatttgtcttttttgttttcccgggagttctaggggatcccggtcttcatgctccgggagggcttttaagatcctcactggccgtttttgttttgttttcccgagagttctaggagatcccggtcttctttgttttcccgggagttctaggggatcccggtcttcatgctccgggaggtcttttaagatcctcaccggccgtttttgttttgttttcccgagagttcttagggatcccggtcttctttatttttccgggagttctaggggatccccgtcttcatgctccgggaggtcttttaagatcctcatcggccgtttttatcttgttttcccgggagttcttagggatcccggtcttctttattttcccgggagttctaggggatcccggtcttcatgctccgggaggtcttttaagatcctcaccggccgtttttgttttgttttcccgggagttcttagggatcccagtcttctttgttttcccgggagttctaggggatcccggtcttctttgttttcccgggagttcttagggattCCGGTCTTCTTCCCCCGAGGTTTCTCTGCTACAGGGTCTTCATAtgctgtttttctttttttttttttttaaaagtgacATTTATAATAGAAATGACATTATCGTATAAAGAATGTCATCATTTTATTCAGTTGTGTTTTTCAAAGTATAATaacatttttctttacaaatgtttcaagggaaatacctcttcaagtgttggatattccaagcatggggctcggggtttcccttcatatcttcaattcgataTACTCCTGGTTTGACTACTTTTGTTACCCGGAATgggccttcccaggtcggtgccaacttgcctaccgccgctctttttcccgtagcctccaggtttctcagGGCTAGGTCTCCTACTTTCAAgtttctttctctgaccttttggttgtaatatcgtgctgcccgctgctgataagcggcagttcggatttgagccttttctctaatttctttgagagcatccaggttgctcctTAACTTATCATCATTAGtgttctcactaacgaattggactcgatgagtaggGATCTGCAACTCCACTGGGACTATAGCCTCTGTGCCGTAGGCAAGTGCAAaaggtgtttctttagtggacgtTATGGGGGTAGTCCGAagtgcccacaggatactgTTGAGCTCTTCCGCCCAGTTCACTTTTGCTCCATCCAGCCGCTTCTTTAATCCCTGGAGGATAGCCCTATTAGTaacctctgtttggccattagtctggggATGGGCCACGGaagagaatttgtgccatatgcccatgtttgctGTAAATACTTTGAAGGTATTACAGTCGaactgtctgccgttgtctgagataagcactcttggtataccaaatctgcagataatgtttccccatacaaagtctatcatcttgcgagctgtgattgtggctattgcttctgcctctggccattttgagaagtattctacagccacTACTACGAACTTTTTCTGCCCCgtggtcttggggaaaggtcccaggatgtctattccccattgtgagaacggccatgggctggatatgctggctTGTGGAGTGGCTGGAACCTTGATGGTGTTAGCGAATCTTTGGCATACGTCACACCTTTggacgaactcttctgcttcccTTTTAacggtgggccagtagtatccttgcctgaatattttatggGCTAACGTCTCTGCCccttcgtgagctccacatactcccctgtgtatctcttccatcacccTTATAGCCTCCTCcgggctcacacaccggagccatggacTGGACTTGCCTTTTTTGTACAAGGTCCCTcttactgcttggtaattggcagcacGAGTTGCTATCTTCTTGGCTTCCTCTTTATCCTCAGGGAGTtttcccttctccaggtactctaggtatggggtcatccaagttgggctttgttccacctgcAACACCGTGTTAGTTTTACTAAAAGCAGGCACGAGAACAtgttgtatgtatacttcattAGGGAGCTGTTCTAGCTCTTCTTTGGACAATCGGCTGAGCAGGTCGGCTTCCTCATTCTCTTCTCGTGGTATTCTTTGGAATTTGATGGTAACTCCCTGATCTATGAACTCGGCCTCTATTGCTTTTACTTTTGCCAGATAACTCTGCATGGTTGGATCCCTAGCCTGATACGCCCCAGTAACCTGATTGACCACCAGTTGTGAgtcgctatttacttcgaggtcggttgaccctacctccattgccaccatcattccgtttattagggcttcatactccACCGCATTATTGGAAGCCTGGAATTCTAAGCGTAGGGCATAGCAAACCTTAAAGTTTCCAGGCCCCTTGAGCATGATTCCTGCACCGCTGCCTCCAGCGCCTGAAGCCCCGTCTACGTATAACTTCCAATTGAACTTTTGGAAAGGGTCTTCCTTCCTCTCCATTCTCGCTGCTTCGGAAGATGATTCCCCTTGTTCCTTACTGAACGTGCATTCTGCTCTGAAATCGGCaagggcttgagattttatagctgttcgaggtcggtactccaggCAGTATGGGCTAATCTCGAGGGACCATGCGAGCATCCGACCTGAGGTCTCTGGTCTATGTAGAATCTTTTTCAATGGTTGATCAgtcatcactactccttggtggctttctaGGTAAACCCTGAACTTCCGGACTGCCAGCAATAGAGCGTACGCTATTTTCTTAATGTTCAGGTATCTGACCTCGGCATCtctaagcaccttgctgacatagaaaa
This sequence is a window from Manihot esculenta cultivar AM560-2 chromosome 4, M.esculenta_v8, whole genome shotgun sequence. Protein-coding genes within it:
- the LOC110613940 gene encoding LEAF RUST 10 DISEASE-RESISTANCE LOCUS RECEPTOR-LIKE PROTEIN KINASE-like 2.5 isoform X1; amino-acid sequence: MIGEIVIFVFLFISQTCKGGDSNHCAASSCGNNHNISYPFRLQTDPKKCGDHRYELSCQNNLTVLNLNGGRYYVQSIDYDNFTIGLVDAGVHPDNCSSIPRFPFIYDLSERYSTTYSWLESEGYKWAYLSQQIMFIKCQNPVKSPPYVETAPCLNSSYVNIGDMTAYDLMELCSVEMISLFPLFPVKKNMSFLEIHRQLAFGFQLSWHNIYCGQCDGLCYLDSRKRFRCSSGWNENFLDFILWMLQWSLTFFAMCLVARAFCGAPCVIAFLIYKWRRRHLSGYETIEEFLQSHNNLLPIRYSYSDIRKITRGFKEKLGEGGFGFVYKGKLRSGKFAAIKMLGKSKANGQDFINEVATIGRIHHTNIVKLIGFCVEGSKHALVYEFMSNGSLDNYIFCQEGPISLSWEKLYEISLGVARGIEYLHQGCNMQILHFDIKPHNILLDENFTPKISDFGLAKLYPTKGSIASLTAVRGTIGYMAPELFYKNIGRVSHKADVYSFGMLLLEIAGKRKNLNALAENLSQVYYPFWVYDQLSSGKLTIEDSSEEENILARKMIITGLWCIQMQPCNRPPMNKVLDMLEGDFKSLELPPRPVLYPVESMTIDEGESSSTSSEVK
- the LOC110613940 gene encoding LEAF RUST 10 DISEASE-RESISTANCE LOCUS RECEPTOR-LIKE PROTEIN KINASE-like 2.5 isoform X2 → MIGEIVIFVFLFISQTCKGGDSNHCAASSCGNNHNISYPFRLQTDPKKCGDHRYELSCQNNLTVLNLNGGRYYVQSIDYDNFTIGLVDAGVHPDNCSSIPRFPFIYDLSERYSTTYSWLESEGYKWAYLSQQIMFIKCQNPVKSPPYVETAPCLNSSYVNIGDMTAYDLMELCSVEMISLFPLFPVKKNMSFLEIHRQLAFGFQLSWHNIYCGQCDGLCYLDSRKRFRCSSGWNENFLDFILWMLQWSLTFFAMCLVARAFCGAPCVIAFLIYKWRRRHLSGYETIEEFLQSHNNLLPIRYSYSDIRKITRGFKEKLGEGGFGFVYKGKLRSGKFAAIKMLGKSKANGQDFINEVATIGRIHHTNIVKLIGFCVEGSKHALVYEFMSNGSLDNYIFCQEGPISLSWEKLYEYLHQGCNMQILHFDIKPHNILLDENFTPKISDFGLAKLYPTKGSIASLTAVRGTIGYMAPELFYKNIGRVSHKADVYSFGMLLLEIAGKRKNLNALAENLSQVYYPFWVYDQLSSGKLTIEDSSEEENILARKMIITGLWCIQMQPCNRPPMNKVLDMLEGDFKSLELPPRPVLYPVESMTIDEGESSSTSSEVK